The following are from one region of the Rhodothermus sp. genome:
- the sdhA gene encoding succinate dehydrogenase flavoprotein subunit produces MIFSHDVVIVGAGGSGLMAALYAKEGGADVAVISKLHPLRSHTGAAQGGIGAALGNEEEDHWLWHAFDTVKGSDYLGDQDAIEIMCQDAPRTIIELEHYGVPFSRNKEGKIAQRRFGGHTRNFGEAPVRRACHAADRTGHAILHTLYDQCVKNQVRFYDEFQALDLIMTPEGVCCGVVAYELLTGEIHVFHAKMVCLATGGYGRVYKTTSNAHASTGDGMAIVLRSGLPLEDMEFVQFHPTGLYRLGILVTEGARGEGGILLNDKGERFMERYAPTVKDLAPRDLVSQCIYKEIREGRGINGKDYVYLDLRHVGREVIETKLPEIATFCRTYLGIDPVKEPIPVAPTCHYAMGGIPTNYDGQVERAGRGSIVPGLYAVGECACVSVHGANRLGTNSLVDLVVFGRRAGIHMAETLRKEGRKKEPLPDNPDRRVREMLEDILGRTQGEPVAVVRADLQQTMMDNVSVFRNEETLTTALNDLKQIRERARRVVVRDKSKRFNTELMDAVELGFLVDLSEVITRSALNRTESRGAHSREDYPKRDDENWLKHTLIYREGEDSYRFDYKPVTITRFQPKERKY; encoded by the coding sequence ATGATTTTTTCGCACGACGTCGTCATCGTAGGAGCCGGTGGTTCGGGCTTGATGGCGGCGCTTTACGCCAAGGAGGGAGGCGCAGATGTGGCCGTGATTTCCAAGCTTCATCCGCTTCGTTCGCACACGGGAGCAGCCCAGGGAGGGATTGGCGCTGCCCTGGGCAACGAAGAAGAAGACCACTGGCTCTGGCACGCCTTCGACACGGTCAAGGGGAGCGACTACCTGGGCGATCAGGATGCTATTGAGATCATGTGTCAGGATGCGCCCCGGACCATCATCGAGCTGGAGCACTATGGCGTGCCCTTTAGCCGTAACAAAGAGGGGAAAATTGCCCAGCGCCGCTTTGGGGGGCACACGCGAAATTTCGGTGAGGCGCCGGTCCGACGTGCCTGCCATGCGGCAGACCGCACTGGCCATGCCATTCTGCATACGCTTTACGATCAGTGTGTCAAGAATCAGGTTCGCTTCTACGATGAATTTCAGGCGTTGGACCTGATCATGACGCCCGAGGGCGTCTGTTGCGGGGTGGTGGCCTATGAGTTGCTTACCGGGGAAATTCACGTCTTTCACGCCAAGATGGTCTGTCTGGCCACGGGCGGCTATGGGCGCGTCTACAAAACGACCTCGAACGCCCATGCCAGCACCGGGGATGGCATGGCCATCGTGCTGCGCAGCGGCCTGCCGCTTGAGGATATGGAATTTGTCCAGTTCCATCCCACAGGCCTTTACCGACTGGGTATTCTGGTGACCGAAGGAGCACGTGGGGAAGGTGGCATTCTGCTCAACGACAAAGGCGAGCGCTTCATGGAACGCTATGCGCCTACGGTAAAGGACCTGGCACCCCGCGACCTGGTCTCACAGTGCATCTACAAAGAAATTCGAGAGGGACGGGGTATCAACGGAAAAGATTACGTTTACCTGGACCTGCGGCACGTCGGGCGCGAGGTAATTGAAACCAAGTTGCCTGAAATTGCCACCTTTTGTCGTACATACCTGGGCATTGATCCGGTAAAAGAGCCGATTCCCGTGGCTCCCACCTGCCACTATGCAATGGGAGGGATTCCTACCAACTATGATGGGCAGGTGGAGCGGGCCGGTCGGGGTAGCATTGTACCGGGTCTCTACGCGGTAGGTGAATGCGCGTGCGTGTCGGTGCATGGCGCTAACCGGCTGGGGACCAACTCGCTGGTTGACCTGGTTGTCTTCGGGCGGCGTGCAGGGATCCATATGGCCGAAACGCTTCGCAAAGAGGGTCGCAAGAAGGAGCCGCTGCCTGACAACCCGGACCGGCGCGTCCGCGAAATGCTGGAAGATATCCTGGGGCGAACGCAGGGAGAGCCCGTGGCCGTGGTGCGCGCCGATCTGCAGCAGACCATGATGGATAACGTCTCCGTATTTCGGAACGAGGAGACGCTGACCACCGCGCTGAACGATCTGAAACAGATCCGGGAGCGCGCCAGGCGCGTGGTGGTGCGGGACAAAAGCAAGCGGTTCAACACCGAGTTGATGGATGCTGTCGAGCTGGGCTTCCTGGTCGATCTGTCTGAAGTAATCACGCGTTCAGCCCT
- a CDS encoding succinate dehydrogenase → MATRYGKTSRSYAMHWFLHRITGTFLVFLLITHFWVQHYDAQTASVAVQVLSQEQIEAGALPDYPEAAKEAVRARYGPDAEVTPYDVVMLRLADPVYAVLWKGFNILFLIFALHHGFYGLNNILTDYIRHPIGRVLAQTLSWTLALVLLIVGLYSIIVAGWGYMPAS, encoded by the coding sequence ATGGCTACCCGGTATGGTAAGACGTCCCGTTCCTATGCCATGCACTGGTTTCTGCATCGCATTACCGGGACGTTTCTCGTGTTTTTGCTGATTACTCATTTCTGGGTCCAGCACTACGATGCGCAGACGGCCAGTGTGGCGGTCCAGGTGCTCTCCCAGGAGCAGATTGAGGCGGGCGCGTTGCCCGACTATCCGGAGGCGGCCAAAGAAGCGGTGCGGGCGCGTTATGGTCCCGATGCTGAAGTCACCCCGTATGACGTGGTGATGCTGCGATTGGCCGATCCCGTATATGCCGTGCTCTGGAAGGGCTTCAACATTCTGTTTTTGATTTTTGCCCTGCATCACGGGTTTTATGGCCTCAACAATATCCTGACCGATTATATTCGTCATCCCATCGGGCGCGTGCTGGCGCAGACGCTTTCCTGGACGCTGGCACTGGTGCTGCTCATCGTAGGGCTGTATTCTATCATTGTGGCCGGATGGGGGTATATGCCTGCATCCTGA
- the sdhC gene encoding succinate dehydrogenase, cytochrome b556 subunit has translation MAVETVEPEVQRVHRLQRYRVRTGMLAWLLHRLTGIGLVVYLILHVWGLRALTDREAFNQLIATYHAPIFKFGEFLLLAAVAYHALNGLRIVLIDFLGWHPHAKKLFWTLAIVCLLIIGVGGYPSLYAVVTYLTGS, from the coding sequence ATGGCGGTTGAAACGGTTGAGCCGGAAGTTCAGCGTGTTCATCGGCTACAGCGCTATCGTGTCCGCACCGGCATGCTGGCCTGGCTCTTGCATCGCCTGACAGGCATCGGGCTGGTGGTGTATCTCATCTTGCATGTCTGGGGCTTGCGGGCACTTACCGATCGGGAGGCGTTTAACCAACTGATTGCCACCTATCATGCCCCGATCTTTAAGTTTGGGGAATTTCTACTGCTGGCGGCTGTAGCCTACCATGCCCTCAATGGGCTCCGGATCGTTCTGATTGATTTTTTAGGCTGGCATCCGCACGCTAAAAAGTTATTCTGGACGCTGGCTATCGTCTGTCTGTTGATCATTGGCGTGGGCGGTTATCCTTCACTCTATGCCGTGGTCACGTATCTGACGGGTTCATAA
- a CDS encoding Rne/Rng family ribonuclease encodes MAKEIIINAEKDQTRIAIVEDGTLAEFYIEDPEHERTIGNIYLARVCRVMPSIQAAFVDIGQQQDAFLHFSDVAPSLPLQLKFLADPHPSVHKLAAEIEQHHQSLARRRHPRPHRVGEAPDVPATETPSQAVGLKRRLRLDARMRGRRRLAQRRLQRKIVTSSPPLEPAAATEQPHHAFAPETLLKRDQPLLVKIIKEPISSKGSRVSTDISLAGRFLVLVPFANYVAVSKKITSYKERRRLRALARSLVPEGFGVIVRTVAEGQSAKSLDTDLRLLLEKWERIEKKLAEHPNPPVLLHEDVNMVSSVIRDLFSEDCTRILVDHPRLYRNIRSYVQAVAPHKADVVQLYRAKAHIFAATGIAKQVAQAFESRVDLPSGGYLYIEHTEAMHVIDVNSGRAGRGLSQEENSLRVNLEAARVIAQQVRVRDLGGIIVVDFIDLKDEKNKKKVYDELKKAFKKDRAVTKVLPMSDFGLVQITRQRLRPSLTTTFDKLAERLVREKALPPAAAQPTPEALLDAMERWLQTYRRAGGRRNIILRVHPFTAAYLTRRLPTYPTRWLLKHLVRVRLESDPNQPPLSFRFEDPATGEDLTERFMLPQNGQHPEQIPS; translated from the coding sequence ATGGCCAAGGAAATTATTATCAACGCCGAGAAGGACCAGACACGCATTGCCATCGTCGAGGATGGGACCCTGGCCGAATTTTACATCGAGGATCCCGAGCACGAACGCACCATCGGCAACATTTACCTGGCCCGGGTCTGCCGTGTGATGCCCAGCATCCAGGCTGCCTTTGTGGACATCGGGCAGCAACAGGACGCGTTCTTACACTTTTCAGATGTAGCTCCCAGCCTGCCACTACAACTGAAATTTCTGGCCGACCCGCACCCCAGTGTCCATAAGCTGGCAGCCGAAATTGAGCAGCATCATCAGAGTCTGGCGCGCCGTCGCCACCCACGACCTCACCGCGTAGGCGAAGCGCCAGACGTCCCAGCGACAGAAACCCCCTCCCAAGCTGTCGGCCTGAAGCGACGGCTCCGGCTGGATGCGCGCATGCGTGGACGCCGGCGGCTGGCTCAGCGTCGGCTCCAACGCAAAATCGTAACCTCCTCCCCGCCCCTTGAGCCAGCAGCAGCGACCGAACAGCCCCACCACGCTTTTGCTCCCGAAACGTTGCTCAAACGCGACCAGCCCTTGCTCGTCAAGATTATCAAGGAGCCAATTTCTTCCAAGGGAAGCCGGGTCTCGACCGACATCTCGCTGGCCGGACGCTTTCTGGTGCTGGTGCCATTTGCCAACTATGTGGCAGTCTCTAAAAAAATCACCTCGTACAAAGAACGCCGCCGTCTGCGTGCCCTTGCCCGAAGCCTGGTACCCGAAGGCTTTGGCGTCATTGTACGTACAGTAGCTGAAGGGCAGAGCGCCAAATCACTTGACACCGATCTACGCCTGCTCCTGGAAAAGTGGGAACGCATCGAAAAAAAGCTGGCCGAACATCCCAACCCGCCTGTCCTGCTTCACGAAGATGTGAACATGGTCTCCTCGGTAATTCGCGATCTGTTTTCGGAAGACTGCACCCGCATTCTGGTGGACCATCCTCGCCTGTATCGCAACATTCGGAGCTACGTGCAGGCCGTCGCTCCTCACAAAGCAGACGTGGTCCAGCTCTACCGGGCCAAGGCACATATTTTTGCCGCTACCGGCATCGCCAAACAGGTGGCGCAGGCCTTTGAAAGTCGCGTCGATCTGCCCTCGGGAGGCTATCTCTATATCGAGCACACTGAAGCTATGCATGTGATCGACGTAAATTCAGGACGGGCTGGACGCGGCCTGAGCCAGGAAGAAAATTCCCTACGGGTCAATCTGGAAGCTGCCCGCGTCATCGCCCAGCAGGTGCGCGTGCGCGATCTGGGTGGTATCATCGTTGTCGACTTCATTGATTTAAAAGATGAAAAAAATAAGAAGAAGGTATACGATGAGCTCAAAAAGGCTTTCAAAAAGGACCGGGCGGTCACCAAAGTTCTGCCTATGAGCGATTTTGGTCTGGTCCAGATCACACGGCAGCGCCTGCGTCCCAGTCTGACTACCACGTTCGATAAGCTGGCGGAGCGGCTTGTTCGCGAAAAAGCGCTGCCTCCGGCTGCGGCCCAGCCCACACCGGAAGCTTTGCTGGACGCTATGGAGCGTTGGCTTCAAACCTATCGTCGGGCAGGTGGCCGCCGCAACATTATCCTCCGCGTACATCCTTTCACCGCGGCGTATCTGACGCGGCGTCTGCCTACCTATCCAACACGCTGGCTGCTCAAACACCTAGTACGTGTTCGGCTGGAATCCGACCCCAACCAGCCGCCGTTGAGCTTTCGCTTTGAGGATCCTGCTACCGGCGAAGACCTGACCGAACGGTTTATGCTCCCGCAAAACGGACAGCATCCGGAGCAAATACCTTCCTGA
- a CDS encoding MBL fold metallo-hydrolase: MSNSTDTTTLRVILLGTGTSTGVPVIGCSCRVCRSTDPRDRRTRCACYIEANGLGILIDTGPDFRQQALREGIRQLDAVLYTHHHFDHVAGIDDLRPFFFENNRPIPCYASPNTTRVLYRMFSYIFADGSYPGVPRLHLHPVEGPFEVTSRYGRTTRVRVEPIALLHGQLPMYGYRIGHFAYLTDASQIPEASFERLQNLDVLVLNALRERPHPTHLSIDEAVRIARRIGARQTYFIHMTHEVLHAEVDARLPAGINLAYDGLQFTCRLTTS; the protein is encoded by the coding sequence ATGTCGAACTCGACTGACACAACCACGCTTCGGGTAATCCTCTTGGGCACCGGCACCTCGACCGGCGTGCCGGTAATAGGTTGTTCCTGCCGTGTCTGCCGCTCTACCGATCCACGCGACCGACGCACCCGCTGCGCCTGCTACATTGAGGCCAACGGATTAGGCATCCTGATCGATACCGGACCGGACTTCCGCCAGCAGGCCCTGCGCGAAGGGATTCGCCAGCTGGACGCTGTACTTTACACCCACCACCATTTTGACCACGTGGCGGGCATCGACGACCTGCGTCCATTCTTTTTTGAGAACAACCGCCCGATCCCCTGTTACGCATCGCCCAACACAACTCGGGTGCTGTATCGCATGTTTTCGTACATCTTTGCCGATGGCAGCTATCCTGGGGTTCCCAGGCTTCATCTTCACCCTGTAGAAGGCCCCTTTGAGGTAACCAGCCGCTATGGCCGTACCACTCGAGTACGTGTGGAACCAATCGCGTTACTGCATGGCCAATTGCCCATGTATGGCTACCGTATTGGCCATTTCGCCTACCTGACCGATGCCAGTCAGATTCCTGAAGCCAGCTTCGAACGTCTTCAAAACCTGGACGTGCTTGTACTCAATGCGCTGCGCGAACGGCCGCATCCTACCCACCTTTCTATCGACGAAGCGGTTCGGATTGCCCGCCGCATCGGAGCTCGCCAGACGTACTTTATCCATATGACCCACGAAGTGCTGCACGCCGAGGTTGATGCTCGCCTACCGGCCGGCATCAACCTGGCCTACGATGGCTTGCAGTTTACTTGCCGTCTCACCACTTCTTAA
- the aroQ gene encoding type II 3-dehydroquinate dehydratase, which produces MKILILNGPNLNLLGKREPAIYGRITLQQLAKMLREAFPNVTLEFVQSNHEGELIDQLHRAEAERFDGVVFNPGGYTHTSVAIRDAVAAISVPVVEVHLSNLHARESFRQHSLTAAVSEGQIVGLGALGYRLAIEYLVERARQKPKR; this is translated from the coding sequence ATGAAAATTCTCATACTCAACGGCCCCAACCTGAATCTGCTGGGCAAGCGTGAACCCGCTATTTACGGCCGCATTACCCTCCAGCAGTTAGCAAAAATGTTGCGGGAAGCGTTTCCGAATGTGACGCTGGAATTTGTGCAGAGCAATCACGAAGGCGAGCTTATCGACCAGCTCCATCGGGCCGAAGCTGAACGCTTCGACGGGGTCGTGTTCAATCCGGGCGGCTATACACACACCTCCGTAGCTATCCGCGACGCCGTGGCGGCCATTTCGGTGCCAGTCGTAGAGGTACATCTGTCCAACCTGCATGCCCGCGAATCATTCCGGCAACACTCTCTGACAGCCGCCGTATCTGAAGGACAGATCGTCGGCCTGGGCGCCCTGGGCTACCGACTGGCGATCGAGTATCTTGTAGAACGAGCGCGCCAGAAGCCCAAACGCTAA
- a CDS encoding metal-dependent hydrolase, whose amino-acid sequence MATYRGHLAGATAFFAVYLGGLFYIFSIDAAYTRFTLLELVAYPLALFGLCLMFALWPDVDTNSMGQTLFYWIFFLVDIVLIATRHFEEAAYLGLFAILPILGKHRGWTHTWWAMLLIPSPLLLLPYLFFPERPFYGLPFYGAAVVGYLSHLVLDGVLFRLRRRRRTHR is encoded by the coding sequence GTGGCAACTTATCGTGGACACCTGGCCGGGGCCACGGCGTTCTTCGCCGTGTACCTGGGTGGATTGTTCTACATCTTCTCGATCGACGCAGCCTATACCCGCTTCACGCTGCTGGAGCTGGTGGCCTATCCTCTGGCCCTTTTTGGCCTCTGCCTGATGTTTGCGCTCTGGCCAGACGTCGATACTAACTCAATGGGCCAGACGCTTTTCTACTGGATCTTCTTTCTGGTCGACATCGTGCTCATTGCGACCCGCCATTTTGAAGAAGCCGCTTATCTGGGGCTGTTTGCCATCCTCCCCATTCTGGGGAAACATCGTGGCTGGACCCACACCTGGTGGGCCATGCTGCTTATCCCGTCGCCGCTGTTGCTTCTGCCTTATCTGTTTTTTCCGGAACGACCTTTCTACGGACTGCCCTTTTATGGCGCTGCCGTTGTAGGATACCTGAGTCATTTAGTACTCGACGGCGTACTGTTTCGCCTGCGCCGACGCCGCCGCACCCATCGCTGA
- a CDS encoding polysaccharide biosynthesis C-terminal domain-containing protein — protein MPAGRLRQLASETAIYGLSSIVARLLNFLLFPFYSHVFTPDAYGVISIVYTAFLFFNIVYQHGMESAYLRFAVTADEDERRRVFSTAVGSLIGTSLCLSLLIVLFPAPIAALIDLETRYQWLLYYMAAILVLDTLAVVPFAELRLRNRAWRFALIRLVSVCVNIGLNILLLAGLHWDVAGVFMANVVASATTLALLTPEFIRLGRLQFDGTCWRKLLRFGLPFLPGGLGYAITDRLNLLFLKRMTPEQVERLYSDRFDMEALAREAERAARAVLERAGGVLTPEVQQRMAEAAQAVYGNHVVGVYNGVLKLAILLMLVVQMFRFAWQPFFLQHARDPDAPQLFARVFSLLTAICLLVLLGISLFAAEIVRLPLPGGYALINPRYWTGLFIVPVALLGYLFQGWYYVFSAGAYLRHRTGFFIPATLAGATVSLLLNALLVPRLGMLGAAWATTLAYAAMALMLWGLIRPHYPVPYRWRQVWALGAWSALLFAAWQQWPSLQQPHVELLLLIGWATMLPVLRVISPAELRTLLKPRPPSA, from the coding sequence ATGCCTGCTGGACGCCTGCGTCAGCTCGCCTCGGAAACGGCCATCTACGGGCTGTCGTCTATCGTAGCCCGTCTGCTTAACTTTTTGCTCTTTCCATTCTATTCGCATGTCTTTACGCCCGACGCCTACGGGGTCATCTCCATTGTCTATACGGCCTTTCTGTTTTTTAACATCGTTTACCAACACGGGATGGAATCGGCCTACCTGCGCTTTGCCGTAACGGCCGACGAAGACGAACGGCGGCGTGTCTTCAGTACAGCCGTAGGATCGCTGATAGGCACGTCTCTTTGCCTGTCGCTGCTGATTGTGCTGTTTCCTGCCCCCATAGCCGCCCTGATTGACCTGGAGACGCGCTACCAGTGGCTGCTCTACTATATGGCTGCCATCCTGGTGCTCGATACGCTGGCAGTGGTACCCTTTGCTGAGCTGCGACTGCGCAACCGTGCCTGGCGCTTTGCGCTGATCCGATTGGTCAGCGTATGCGTCAACATTGGCCTGAACATCCTGCTGCTGGCAGGGCTGCACTGGGACGTGGCGGGTGTCTTTATGGCAAACGTCGTGGCTTCGGCCACCACCCTGGCCTTGCTAACGCCGGAATTTATCCGGCTGGGACGTCTGCAATTCGATGGGACATGCTGGCGCAAGCTTCTGCGCTTCGGGCTACCGTTTCTACCGGGCGGCCTGGGTTATGCCATCACAGACCGCCTCAATCTGCTGTTCCTGAAGCGCATGACCCCAGAACAGGTCGAACGTCTCTACAGCGACCGCTTTGACATGGAGGCGCTGGCACGCGAAGCCGAACGGGCCGCCCGCGCCGTGCTTGAGCGCGCCGGAGGAGTACTTACGCCTGAGGTACAACAACGCATGGCCGAAGCAGCCCAGGCCGTCTACGGTAATCACGTGGTGGGCGTCTATAACGGTGTGCTCAAGCTGGCTATTTTGCTCATGCTGGTCGTTCAGATGTTTCGGTTTGCCTGGCAACCGTTCTTTCTACAACATGCCCGCGATCCGGATGCCCCCCAGCTCTTTGCCCGCGTCTTTTCCCTGCTGACAGCCATCTGTCTGCTGGTCCTACTGGGCATTTCATTGTTTGCCGCAGAAATCGTCCGCCTGCCCCTGCCCGGCGGCTATGCACTGATCAACCCGCGCTACTGGACGGGCCTGTTCATTGTACCGGTCGCCCTGCTGGGTTATCTGTTTCAGGGCTGGTACTATGTATTTTCGGCGGGGGCTTACCTGCGCCATCGCACCGGCTTTTTCATTCCGGCCACCCTGGCTGGCGCGACCGTATCGCTGCTGCTCAACGCGTTGCTGGTACCCCGCCTGGGTATGCTGGGCGCCGCCTGGGCCACCACACTGGCTTATGCAGCCATGGCTCTGATGCTCTGGGGGTTGATCCGACCACACTACCCGGTACCCTATCGGTGGCGCCAGGTATGGGCGTTAGGCGCCTGGAGTGCGTTGCTCTTTGCAGCCTGGCAGCAATGGCCATCGCTACAACAGCCCCACGTCGAACTACTCTTGCTTATCGGCTGGGCCACTATGCTACCTGTACTCCGCGTGATCTCGCCTGCCGAACTCCGCACCCTGCTCAAACCACGTCCACCCTCAGCGTAG
- a CDS encoding T9SS type A sorting domain-containing protein encodes MLRYYWTLLLLLAFPAVAQSLRPIATSDSPATLPKHYILHVTDWLNRQPEVRQALEDFRYRKALGLLSNRPGIQAPPQVGDRRSFKVYNFETQTTELREFELRVIEDRFYLWVEVASLDSGWVTNEKLEALRMALADATPTGSINPNQGIIVNDETVFGNPPNVDGDGKTDVLLVDIRDGWDPESGGGFVAGFVYGGDLSPQGNGNYRDILYLDTNPSLSTNRPIASLLSTAAHEYQHLIHFNYDTDEISFVNEGLSEWAEVINGYDRRAMSYLSDASRYNVPIFRWSQDNVNVLDDYERAGLFTTYLEDRIGWQAVGAITRDPSHGYLGYENALVPRGLSFSQVLLDFHTANFLNDRTVHAAYGYSHADFQNLGAAPTVVYNGRIATQTPDTTVLLWGGGVLYLVWKHVKDLQIALSGASLAIRSLQYPEGGGLIVNDLDPGASPFNFPGVHDQVVLIVTRTVTSGSSQVTYSATWRSDQTFTNQIVQFDNGQAMQPFILSGGLELLTRFENPQPGYTLLGRVFLPLYFYSQFSNGPPPTEPRDFTLTVRAANSDGTPGPVLFEQTFDDPRPYQQVSSLTIQFAEIDLFPYAVQIGDLPDTLFIGYRDAGTDTNAIVLATASYTVENRSFIGPIQGNWRALWETTLTDGTSLNGRIIPIRLEFLVGSEPVPAEPTAELPREPALEPPYPNPFRTIAWLRYHLPASGPVRLRVYDLLGRPVATLVNGPQPAGTHTVRLDASGWASGLYLCVLEVSGQRYIQRLQVVR; translated from the coding sequence ATGCTACGCTACTACTGGACCCTGCTGCTTCTGCTGGCCTTTCCGGCCGTCGCTCAATCCCTACGTCCGATTGCGACGAGCGACAGCCCTGCGACTTTGCCGAAACATTACATTCTACACGTTACCGACTGGCTCAACCGCCAGCCAGAGGTCCGCCAGGCCCTGGAAGATTTTCGCTACCGCAAAGCGCTGGGTCTGCTATCAAACCGTCCGGGCATCCAGGCCCCTCCTCAGGTAGGTGATCGACGCTCGTTCAAAGTCTACAATTTTGAAACGCAGACGACCGAGTTGCGCGAATTTGAGCTGCGCGTTATCGAAGATCGTTTTTACTTGTGGGTAGAAGTAGCCTCGCTCGACAGTGGATGGGTAACCAACGAAAAACTGGAAGCCCTCCGGATGGCGTTGGCCGACGCCACACCAACTGGCTCCATCAACCCCAACCAGGGCATTATCGTCAACGACGAAACCGTCTTCGGCAACCCACCCAACGTGGATGGCGATGGCAAAACCGACGTCCTGCTGGTAGACATACGCGATGGCTGGGACCCTGAAAGTGGTGGTGGATTTGTAGCCGGTTTTGTGTATGGCGGTGATCTGAGCCCTCAAGGTAACGGTAATTACCGAGACATTTTGTACCTGGATACCAATCCTTCACTTTCCACCAATCGCCCGATCGCATCGCTCCTCTCGACGGCCGCCCACGAATATCAGCACCTGATCCACTTCAACTATGACACCGACGAGATTTCTTTTGTCAATGAAGGCCTTTCGGAATGGGCCGAAGTAATCAATGGGTACGATCGGCGGGCCATGAGCTATCTGAGCGATGCATCGCGCTACAACGTGCCCATTTTTCGCTGGTCACAGGACAACGTGAACGTCCTGGATGACTACGAGCGTGCTGGTCTGTTCACCACCTATCTGGAAGACCGGATTGGCTGGCAGGCCGTTGGTGCCATCACGCGGGATCCTTCCCACGGCTATCTGGGCTATGAAAATGCACTGGTCCCCCGGGGCCTGTCATTCTCCCAGGTCTTACTTGATTTTCACACGGCCAATTTCCTGAACGATCGCACTGTTCATGCCGCTTATGGCTATAGCCACGCCGATTTTCAAAATCTGGGCGCTGCCCCTACGGTTGTGTATAACGGCCGCATTGCCACCCAGACGCCCGACACCACCGTGCTGCTCTGGGGAGGCGGCGTGCTTTATCTGGTCTGGAAACATGTCAAGGATCTGCAAATTGCCCTTTCCGGCGCTTCGCTGGCTATCCGTTCGCTGCAATACCCAGAAGGGGGTGGCCTTATAGTTAACGATCTGGATCCCGGAGCGTCCCCTTTCAACTTTCCCGGTGTGCACGACCAGGTGGTATTGATCGTCACCCGCACTGTCACCTCTGGAAGCTCTCAGGTGACCTATAGCGCCACCTGGCGCTCGGATCAGACTTTCACCAACCAGATCGTCCAGTTCGACAACGGCCAAGCCATGCAACCTTTCATTCTGTCTGGAGGGCTGGAGTTGCTTACCCGCTTTGAAAATCCACAACCGGGCTATACGCTACTGGGCCGCGTCTTCCTGCCCCTGTACTTTTACAGCCAGTTTAGCAATGGCCCGCCTCCTACCGAACCGCGAGATTTTACGCTGACGGTGCGGGCAGCTAATTCGGACGGTACGCCTGGCCCTGTGCTCTTCGAGCAGACCTTCGACGATCCACGCCCCTATCAACAGGTATCGTCGCTTACCATTCAATTTGCTGAGATCGACCTGTTTCCGTACGCCGTCCAGATCGGCGACCTGCCCGACACGCTGTTTATCGGCTACCGGGATGCCGGCACCGACACGAACGCTATTGTTCTGGCCACTGCCAGCTACACTGTTGAGAACCGATCATTCATCGGACCGATCCAGGGCAACTGGCGTGCGCTCTGGGAAACAACACTCACCGACGGCACTTCCCTCAATGGCCGCATTATCCCTATCCGGCTTGAGTTTCTGGTCGGAAGCGAACCGGTGCCGGCCGAACCGACCGCCGAGCTCCCTCGCGAACCAGCGCTGGAGCCACCTTATCCCAATCCGTTCCGCACGATAGCCTGGTTGCGTTACCATCTACCGGCAAGTGGCCCAGTGCGATTGCGCGTGTATGACCTGCTGGGCCGACCCGTGGCCACGCTGGTCAACGGCCCGCAACCGGCCGGCACCCACACGGTACGTCTGGATGCCAGTGGCTGGGCCAGTGGCCTGTATCTGTGCGTGCTGGAAGTAAGCGGTCAGCGCTACATCCAGCGGCTGCAGGTAGTGCGCTGA
- a CDS encoding YqgE/AlgH family protein: MESLTLRPGVLLIAPPMLEDPNFWRTVVLLCAHSDDGSFGLILNRPTTLTLREVLDVPVAYPLSMGGPVQPETLHILHRLGNEIPEAQPVINGVYWGGEVDALLDRLRTDPPDPDDMRFFLGYSGWAPGQLEAEYEAGGWILAPAHATNVFEDAPEQLWRTVLRRMGGEYALLANFPDDPRLN, translated from the coding sequence ATGGAGTCGCTGACATTACGTCCCGGCGTGCTGCTCATTGCGCCCCCTATGCTGGAAGATCCGAACTTCTGGCGAACCGTTGTGCTGCTCTGTGCCCACAGCGACGACGGCAGCTTTGGTCTGATCCTGAACCGACCGACCACGCTGACCCTCCGCGAAGTGCTCGACGTACCGGTTGCTTACCCCCTTTCCATGGGAGGGCCGGTTCAGCCTGAAACACTGCACATCCTGCATCGGCTCGGCAACGAAATTCCCGAGGCTCAGCCCGTCATTAACGGTGTCTACTGGGGCGGTGAGGTCGATGCCCTGCTGGATCGACTGCGAACCGATCCACCAGACCCCGACGACATGCGTTTTTTCCTGGGCTATTCGGGATGGGCGCCGGGCCAGCTTGAAGCCGAATACGAAGCGGGTGGCTGGATTTTGGCGCCAGCACACGCGACCAACGTATTCGAAGATGCACCGGAACAACTCTGGCGTACGGTCCTGCGTCGTATGGGCGGCGAGTATGCCCTGCTGGCCAACTTTCCTGATGATCCCCGTCTAAACTGA